The DNA segment AATTGGGCGCAGTTGCTCGCCTGAGCCGGCCGACAGGAATCCGAACATGTTCAACGGTAAATCGATCTTCATCTCCGGCGGCACCGGCTCGTTCGGGCGCAAGTTCATCGCCCGTCTGCTTGAGCAATACCAGCCCAAGCGCGTGGTGGTGTTCTCCCGCGATGAGCTCAAGCAGTACGAAATGCAGCAGACGTTCAACGCGCCATGCATGCGTTACTTTCTCGGTGACGTGCGCGACGCCGATCGTCTGCGGCAGGCCATGCGCGGCATCGACTACGTGGTGCACGCGGCGGCGCTCAAGCAGGTGCCGGCGGCGGAGTACAACCCGACCGAATGCATTCGCACCAACGTCAATGGCGCGGAGAACATCATCGCCGCTGCCATCGACAACGGCGTGAAGAAAGTCGTGGCGCTGTCCACCGACAAGGCTGCCAGCCCGATCAACCTGTATGGCGCAACCAAGCTGCTCTCGGACAAACTGTTCGTCGCCGCCAACAACATTGCCGGCGAACAACAAACGCGTTTTGCCGTGGTGCGCTACGGCAACGTGGCGGGCTCGCGGGGGTCGGTGGTGCCGTTCTTCAGCAAGCTGATTGCCGACGGTGCTACGGAGCTGCCGATCACCGACGAGCGCATGACCCGCTTCTGGATCACCCTCGATCACGGCGTGCAGTTTGTCCTCGACAGCTTTGCGCGGATGCACGGTGGCGAAGTGTTCGTGCCGAAGATCCCGTCGATTCGCATCGTCGATCTGGCGCGAGGCATGGCCGAGCATCTGCCGCACAAGAACGTCGGTATTCGTCCCGGTGAAAAACTGCATGAACTGATGGTGCCGCTGGACGATGCGCGGATGACCCTGGAGTTTGAAGATCACTACACGATTCAGCCGTCGATCCGCTTCACCAGCGTCGATGTCGATTTCTCCGTGGACAAGCTCGGCGAGCATGGCCGGCCGGTGAATGAAGATTTCGAATACCGCTCCGATACCAATCCGCACTACCTCTCGGTCGGGCAGATCGCCGAGCTGCACGCGAAGCTCTCGGCATGATTCCCTACGGTCGGCAGAGCGTTGATCAGGCGGACATCGATGCAGTGGTCGAGGTGCTGCAATCGGACTGGCTGACCCAGGGCCCGAGCATCGAGCGTTTCGAGCAGGCAATGGCCGAACGATGCGAGGCCGACTTCGCCGTGGCGGTGTGCAACGCCACGGCGGCGCTGCACATCGCCTGCCTCGCGGCCGGCCTTGGCCCGGGCGATCGCTTGTGGACCACGCCGAACACTTTTTTGGCTTCGGCCAACTGCGGGCGCTACTGCGGCGCCGATGTGGATTTCGTCGACATCGATCCACTGACCTGGAACCTCGATGCCTTCGCCCTCGCCGCGAAGCTCGATCAGGCCGAGCAGGATGGCACGTTGCCGAAAGTGTTGGTGGCGGTGGCGTTCTCCGGGCAGAGCTGCGACCTGCGCAAGATTGCCGAATTGGCCGAGCGCTACAACTTCACCGTGATCGAAGATGCCTCGCACGCCGTGGGCGCCAGCTACGCCGGGCGCCCGGTGGGTTGCGGGGAATTCGCAGCAATGACCGTGTTCAGTTTCCACCCGGTGAAGATCATCACCAGCGCCGAAGGCGGCATGGTCCTGACCAATCGCCCGCAACTGGCGGAGCGTCTGCAACGTCTGCGCAGCCATGGCATGACCCGCGATCCGCAGCAGATGAGCGAACCCAGCCACGGCCCGTGGTATTACCAGCAGATCGAGCTGGGTTTCAATTACCGGATCACCGATTTGCAGGCGGCGCTGGGCCTGTCGCAACTGGCCAAGCTGGACGGCTTCATCGCCCGTCGCCGCGAACTGGCGGCGCGTTACGACCGTTTACTGGCCTACCTGCCACTGACCTTGCCCAGCGCGCAGCCGGAGGCGGATTCGGCGTGGCATCTGTACGTGGTGCGCCTGCAGACCGAGCGCATCGGCCTGACCCACCGTCAGGTGTTCGAAGGCTTGCGTGCCGCCGGTATCGGCGTGAACCTGCACTATATTCCGGTGCATTTGCAGCCGTACTATCGCGATCTGGGGTTTGCCGAAGGCGACTTCCCCGAAGCCGAGCGTTATTACGCCGAGGCGATCAGCCTGCCGCTGTACCCGTTGCTCAGTGACGAGCAGCAGGATCATGTGGTCGAGCAATTGCGCCGGCTGACCGAATAAATCCCGCTGCGGCGGCGAATGAGACTGTGCAATGCGTGATCTGAGTGAGCAGGAAAAATTCTGGCAGGGCGACTTTGGCAACCAGTATGTCGATCGCAACGTCGGACAGCCGCTGGTCGCGGCCAACCTGGCGTTGTTCGCCAAGGCTTTGAGCCGCACCGGCCGGATCGAAAGTCTGCTGGAGCTGGGCACCAATGCCGGCAACAACCTGCAGGCGTTGCATCAGTTGCTGCCGCAAAGTGAATTGTTCGGGGTCGAGATCAATGAAAGCGCCTGTGCTCAGGCGCGGGCACTGGGCATCGCGCAGATCTGGCACGGCTCGCTGTTTGATTTTCCCCGCGAGCGCAGCTACGACCTGACCCTGAGCAAAGGCGTGCTGATCCATCTGGCGCCGGAACTGCTGCCGACTGCCTATGCGCAGCTGTATGAGCTGAGCCAGCGCTACATCCTGATCGCCGAGTACTACAATCCGGCGCCGGTGGAGGTGTCCTATCGCGGCAACAGCGGCAAGCTGTTCAAGCGCGATTTCGCCGGGGAAATGCTTGATCGTTATGCCGATCTGCACTTGCTCGATTACGGCTTTGGTTATCACCGTGACCCGCAATTCCCGGTGGACGACATCACCTGGTTTCTGCTGGAAAAACGTCCTTGAACAGCGTCGCAATCATCCCGGCCCGTGGTGGCAGCAAGCGCATCCCGCGCAAGAATCTGTTGCCGTTCGACGGTGTGCCGATGATTGTCCGCTCGATCCGTACGGCGCTCGACAGTGGCCTGTTCGAACAGGTCGTGGTCAGCACCGATGACGCCGAAATTGCCGAGCTGGCGCTGGCCCATGGTGCGCAAGTGCCGTTCCTGCGCCCGGCTGAACTGGCGGATGATTTCACCGGCACTGCTGCGGTGATCGTGCATGCCTTGCAACAACTGCCCGCGTTCGATTACGCCTGCTGCGTGTACGCCACGGCGCCGTTGTTACAGGCGCGTTTTCTGCGTCAGGGGTTGGAGTTGCTGCAGCAGCATCCGCAGAAGTCGTTTGCGTTCTCCGTGTGCAGCTTTGGTTTCCCCGTGCAGCGGGCGCTGACGCTGGACGGGCAGGGCGCATTGACTGCGTTGTACCCGGAATTTCGCAATACCCGCTCGCAGGATCTGCCTGAAGCTTTTCAGGACGCCGGCCAGTTTTACTGGGGCCGTAGCGATGCGTGGTTGCGCGACGAGGTGCTGTATTCAAGCGCCAGCCTGCCGGTGATTCTGCCGCGGCATCTGGTGCAGGACATCGACACGCTGGAAGACTGGAAGCGCGCCGAATACCTCTACGCCGCGCTCAAGGCCGGCGGAGAACTGCAATGAGAGTGCTGATCCGCGCCGACGCTTCGCCGACCATCGGCAGTGGCCACATTGCCCGCTGCCTGACGCTGGCACGAGTGCTGCGCAAGCAAGGCAGTCATGTCGCCTTTGCCTGCAGGCGGTTGCCAGGGCATCGGCTCGATGCCTTGGCTGCCGAAGGTTTCGAGACCTTCGCCTTGCCGGACTTCTACCCCGACGAAGACCCGCAGCAAGCCATCGAATCGATGCTGCCGTGGCAGGCTGATATCGAGGCGCTGGACGCCTTGCTGGCAGGTCACGCCGCATTCGACTGGATCATTGCCGACCACTACGGTCTCGATCATCAGTGGCAGACGGCCGCCCGTCGTTGGGCGCCTCGGGTCGCGGCGGTGGATGATCTCGCCACCCGCCGTTACAGCGTTGATCTGCTGCTCAATCAGAACCTGTCCGGTCTCAGCGCAAACTATGCGCCACTGCTGCCCATAGGCTGCCGCACCTTGCTCGGCCCGCGCTACGCCATGCTGCGCGAAGAGTTCGTCTGCCCGGCCATCGAGATCAAACCCAAGGCCCGCCGTGTGCTGGTGAATTTCGGCGGTTTCGATGCGGCTCGCCAGACTCATCACGCGATGCTGGCGCTGGCGGATTTTTCGGCGCTTGAAGTGGATTTCGTCGCCGGTGCCGACAACCCGGCCTGGGCAGAGATGCAGGCACTGGCCGAAACCCGACCCCACTGGCGCCTGCACAGTTTCGTCAGCGATTTCCAACAACGCATGACCGAAGCCGATCTGTTTATCGGCGCCGGCGGCGGCACCAGTTGGGAACGCGCGGCGCTGGGTCTGCCGACGATCTGCATCGCGGTATCGAACAATCAGCAGGCCAACGGCGAAGTCATGGCAGCGGCGGGGGCGCATGTGTTCATGGGCGCCCGCGAGCAGGTGAGTGTCGAGCAGTTGCGCGACGCCATCGGTTTTGTCGTCGACAATGTCTATCTGCGCCAAAGCCTGGCCGAACGCTCGCGACAGTTGGTGGATGGGCGCGGTGCGTTGCGGGTGGCGGCAGCGCTGGCCGGTGCAGTGCTCACGCTGCGCCCGGCGACCCTCGATGATGCGCAACTACTGTTCGACGGGCGCAATGCCGAGGCTGTGCGGCGCTGGTCACTGGACACGGCTGCAATCGAATGGCCGCAGCACCTGAATTGGCTCAATGCGAGCCTGCGCAACCCGCAGCGCCTGCTGTTGATTGCCGAGGCCGATGACGGGCCGGTTGGCGTCTTGCGCTATGACCTGCGCGGCTTCGAAGCTGAGGTGTCGCTGTATCTGCTTGATGGGCGTTTCGGTCTCGGCTGGGGCAGGGCGCTGCTGGCGCGAGGTGAGGCGTTCGTCCGCGAGCACTGGCCGCAGTTGAGCGCGATTACCGCGCAGGTCTTGCCGCGCAATCGCCCCTCTTTGAATGTATTTCGTGACGCCGGATTCACCCAGAGTGCCTGCGCGTTCACCCAGGTTTTGAAGGATCACCGCGATGAGTAGTTTCAAGATTGGCGAGCGTCTGATCGGTGCCGATGCGCCGCCGTTCATCATTGCCGAGATGAGCGGCAACCATAACCAGTCGCTGGAGGTGGCCCTGCAGATCGTCGAGGCCGCCGCCAAGGCCGGCGCGCATGCCTTGAAGTTGCAGACGTACACCGCGCAGACCATGACTCTGGATCTGACCGAGGGCGAGTTTTTCATCAAGGATCCGAACAGCCTGTGGGCCGGTACTTCGCTGTACGACCTGTATGAGAAAGCCCATACCCCGTGGGAGTGGCACGCACCGATTTTCGCCCGGGCCAAAGAGCTGGGGATGCTCGCGTTCTCGACGCCGTTCGATGACACGGCGGTGGACTTTCTCGAAAGCCTCGACGTGCCGGCCTACAAGATCGCCAGTTTCGAAAACACCGATCTGCCGTTGATTCGTCGCGTGGCGGCGACCGGCAAACCGCTGATCATCTCCACCGGCATGGCCAGCATCGCCGAACTCGACGAAACCGTGCGTGCCGCCCGCGAGGCGGGGTGCAAGGATCTGGTGCTGCTCAAATGCACCAGCACTTACCCGGCAACGCCGCTCAACAGCAACCTGCGCACGATCCCGCACCTGCGTGAGCTGTTCGGTTGTGAGGTGGGTCTTTCCGATCACTCCATGGGCGTTGGCGTGTCCGTGGCCGCTGTGGCGCTCGGGGCGACCGTGGTAGAAAAGCACTTTACCCTCGACCGTTCGGCAGGTGGGGTCGACGCGAGTTTCTCGCTGGAACCCGCCGAACTGGCCAGTCTGGTGGTCGAAACCGAACGCGCCTGGCAGGCCATGGGCCAGGTGCATTACGGCGTCACCGAGGCCGAGCGCAAGTCGCTGGTTTATCGCCGTTCGCTGTACGTCACCGCCGACATGGCCGCCGGTGAGCCCTTCACCGCAGCCAATCTGCGCGCCATTCGCCCCGGTCTCGGTCTGCCGCCCAAGCACACCGATGCCGTCCTCGGTCGTCGCGCTCGTCTGGCGATCAAACGCGGCACGCCGCTGGACTGGTCGTTGGTCGAATAACCCGATCTGCAACCGATTCGGCAAAATAGCGTGACCTGCGAGTCATAACGCGCATCTTCACTGTATTGTATTGACCGGGGAGATGGCGCCTGGCCGTGTATCGGTTCCAGTGATAGCCCTTTGCGCTCCCCGTGGCTGCCCTTTGTGGCGGCCGTTTTCTGTTTGTCGGCGCCCCTCGAATCCTTGCGAGCGGTGGTTTTGGGCTGTTTTTTATTGGGAAGCCGTAATGATTGGCATAAAAAGCATTGCGAGCTACGTTCCTGTAGCCGGCGTGGACAATTACGCACAAGGTGCAAAATTCGAGAAGGATGAAGAATTCATCCTCGGCAAAATCGGTTCGGCCTTCCTGCCGCGCAAAGACGCTGAACAGGAAACCTCCGATCTGTGCGTGGAAGCGGCCAATGCGCTGTTTGCCAGCAACCCTGAACTGAAACGTGAGTCGATCGACGCGCTGATCGTCGTCACTCAGAACGGTGACGAAGAAGGCCTGCCGCACACCGCGGCGATCGTCCAGGACAAGCTCGGTCTGCCGACCAATGTTGCGGCGTTCGATATTTCCCTGGGCTGCTCCGGTTACGTCTACGGCATCTACGCGAT comes from the Pseudomonas sp. RSB 5.4 genome and includes:
- the pseB gene encoding UDP-N-acetylglucosamine 4,6-dehydratase (inverting), with product MFNGKSIFISGGTGSFGRKFIARLLEQYQPKRVVVFSRDELKQYEMQQTFNAPCMRYFLGDVRDADRLRQAMRGIDYVVHAAALKQVPAAEYNPTECIRTNVNGAENIIAAAIDNGVKKVVALSTDKAASPINLYGATKLLSDKLFVAANNIAGEQQTRFAVVRYGNVAGSRGSVVPFFSKLIADGATELPITDERMTRFWITLDHGVQFVLDSFARMHGGEVFVPKIPSIRIVDLARGMAEHLPHKNVGIRPGEKLHELMVPLDDARMTLEFEDHYTIQPSIRFTSVDVDFSVDKLGEHGRPVNEDFEYRSDTNPHYLSVGQIAELHAKLSA
- the pseC gene encoding UDP-4-amino-4,6-dideoxy-N-acetyl-beta-L-altrosamine transaminase; protein product: MIPYGRQSVDQADIDAVVEVLQSDWLTQGPSIERFEQAMAERCEADFAVAVCNATAALHIACLAAGLGPGDRLWTTPNTFLASANCGRYCGADVDFVDIDPLTWNLDAFALAAKLDQAEQDGTLPKVLVAVAFSGQSCDLRKIAELAERYNFTVIEDASHAVGASYAGRPVGCGEFAAMTVFSFHPVKIITSAEGGMVLTNRPQLAERLQRLRSHGMTRDPQQMSEPSHGPWYYQQIELGFNYRITDLQAALGLSQLAKLDGFIARRRELAARYDRLLAYLPLTLPSAQPEADSAWHLYVVRLQTERIGLTHRQVFEGLRAAGIGVNLHYIPVHLQPYYRDLGFAEGDFPEAERYYAEAISLPLYPLLSDEQQDHVVEQLRRLTE
- a CDS encoding pseudaminic acid biosynthesis-associated methylase; its protein translation is MRDLSEQEKFWQGDFGNQYVDRNVGQPLVAANLALFAKALSRTGRIESLLELGTNAGNNLQALHQLLPQSELFGVEINESACAQARALGIAQIWHGSLFDFPRERSYDLTLSKGVLIHLAPELLPTAYAQLYELSQRYILIAEYYNPAPVEVSYRGNSGKLFKRDFAGEMLDRYADLHLLDYGFGYHRDPQFPVDDITWFLLEKRP
- the pseF gene encoding pseudaminic acid cytidylyltransferase — protein: MNSVAIIPARGGSKRIPRKNLLPFDGVPMIVRSIRTALDSGLFEQVVVSTDDAEIAELALAHGAQVPFLRPAELADDFTGTAAVIVHALQQLPAFDYACCVYATAPLLQARFLRQGLELLQQHPQKSFAFSVCSFGFPVQRALTLDGQGALTALYPEFRNTRSQDLPEAFQDAGQFYWGRSDAWLRDEVLYSSASLPVILPRHLVQDIDTLEDWKRAEYLYAALKAGGELQ
- the pseG gene encoding UDP-2,4-diacetamido-2,4,6-trideoxy-beta-L-altropyranose hydrolase; translation: MRVLIRADASPTIGSGHIARCLTLARVLRKQGSHVAFACRRLPGHRLDALAAEGFETFALPDFYPDEDPQQAIESMLPWQADIEALDALLAGHAAFDWIIADHYGLDHQWQTAARRWAPRVAAVDDLATRRYSVDLLLNQNLSGLSANYAPLLPIGCRTLLGPRYAMLREEFVCPAIEIKPKARRVLVNFGGFDAARQTHHAMLALADFSALEVDFVAGADNPAWAEMQALAETRPHWRLHSFVSDFQQRMTEADLFIGAGGGTSWERAALGLPTICIAVSNNQQANGEVMAAAGAHVFMGAREQVSVEQLRDAIGFVVDNVYLRQSLAERSRQLVDGRGALRVAAALAGAVLTLRPATLDDAQLLFDGRNAEAVRRWSLDTAAIEWPQHLNWLNASLRNPQRLLLIAEADDGPVGVLRYDLRGFEAEVSLYLLDGRFGLGWGRALLARGEAFVREHWPQLSAITAQVLPRNRPSLNVFRDAGFTQSACAFTQVLKDHRDE
- the pseI gene encoding pseudaminic acid synthase yields the protein MSSFKIGERLIGADAPPFIIAEMSGNHNQSLEVALQIVEAAAKAGAHALKLQTYTAQTMTLDLTEGEFFIKDPNSLWAGTSLYDLYEKAHTPWEWHAPIFARAKELGMLAFSTPFDDTAVDFLESLDVPAYKIASFENTDLPLIRRVAATGKPLIISTGMASIAELDETVRAAREAGCKDLVLLKCTSTYPATPLNSNLRTIPHLRELFGCEVGLSDHSMGVGVSVAAVALGATVVEKHFTLDRSAGGVDASFSLEPAELASLVVETERAWQAMGQVHYGVTEAERKSLVYRRSLYVTADMAAGEPFTAANLRAIRPGLGLPPKHTDAVLGRRARLAIKRGTPLDWSLVE